In Candidatus Binatia bacterium, the sequence CGGTGGCTGGATCGATCATGATGCCCTGGCCGCCGCCGAAGCCGCCGCGGATCATCACCGCCTCTTCGCCCAGCACCACGTGCCCCAAGCCCGCGAGTTGTGAGCGCAGGTCGGGTGCGTACTCCGCTTCCAACGCCACGCGGTTGGTGTCGAGACAGTGGAAGCGCGGGAAATCGAGCCCCTCCTGCATGTTGAGACCGTAGTCGACCAGGTGGGAGACGACCTGAACATGCGCCTGCGCCTGCACGTCACCGCCCATCACACCGAACGACACGATCGGCTTGCCGTCGCGGAACAGCATCGCCGGGATGATGGTGTGAAACGGCCGCTTGCCCGGCGCCACGCAGTCGGGATGCGCCGGGTCCAGCACGAATCCGTAGCCGCGGTTCTGCAAGGCGATACCGGTGTCGCCGGCAACCATCCCGGAGCCGAACGGGAAGTACAGGCTGTTGATCAGCGAGACGACGTTGCCGGTGCGGTCGGCCACCGTCAGGTAAACCGTATCGGTACCGACCTTCACCGTGCCGGCCGCCGGCCCTTCGTGGGCCCGATCGAGGCGGATCAAGCCGGCACGGACATGAGCGTACTCCTTCGAAAGCAAGGCGGCGGTCGGAACCTCGGCATGCTCGGGGTCGGCGATGTACCGGTTGCGATCGGCCAACGCCAGCTTGACCGCCTCAATGCACAGGTGTACGGACTCGGAAGAACCCAGCGGATACGAAGCCAGGTCGAAGTTCTCCAAGATGTTCAGCCCGATCAACGCCGTCAGCCCTTGGCCGTTGGGTGGGATCTCGCAGAGACGGTAGCCACGGTAGTCGGTCCCGATCGGCTCCACCCAGCTCGACTCGTGCGTGGCAAAGTCTTCGAGACGGTGAACGCCGCCATGGGCTCGGGAAAAGGCCACGATCTCCTCCGCGATCACCCCGCGATAAAACGTATCCGCACCGCCAGCGGCGACTCGCTCCATGGTCAGCGCCAAGGCAGGGATGCGGAAGATCTCGCCGAGCCGCGGGGCACGGCCGTCGATCGTAAACGTCCGCAACGCGTCCGGATGCTGCAACACGCCGAACCGCGCAATCAGATCCCATTGATGCGCAATGATCTCACTGACCGGGAAGCCCTCGCGCGCATAGGCAATCGCCGGCTGCAACACGGCTCCTATGGACTGCGCGCCGAAGCGGCGGAGAGCCTCGCACCACGCGTGTACGGCTCCCGGCACGGTGACCGGGAGCATGCCGTGCACCGGCATTTCACTGAGGCCGCGCGCCTGGAGCACGCCGAGTGACAAGCCGGCCGGTGCCCGCCCGCTGCCGTTCAGCCCGTACAGCCTGCGCTCCTTGGCGTGCCAGATGAGCATGAAGCAGTCGCCACCGATGCCGGTGTTGAACGGCTCCACCACGCCGAGCACCGCCGCTGCACAGACGGCCGCATCGACCGCATTGCCTCCGCAGCGCAGCATGTCCAGAGCCGCGGCTGACGCCAGCGGCTGACTGGTGCACACCATGCCACCGCGCCCGAGCGCCATGGAGCGCTGGCTTCTGAATCCGGCCGGTGCGTTGCGGCGCGTGGCAAACATGCCGTCGGCCGTCAGGCTCCGCTCTTCTTGCGTGACCTCGAACGCTCGAGCTCCTCGCTGATTTCATACGTGAGTCCGAATGCCTTCAGATAGTCAAGCAAGGGGCCCGGCGCGAACGCGGCCGCGGGAGGCAACACTCCAGCACGGTCGAAGTCGTCGCGACACATCAGTTCGGCGCCGTACGCCGCGACCACCGCGGTCAAGCCAT encodes:
- the ggt gene encoding gamma-glutamyltransferase yields the protein MFATRRNAPAGFRSQRSMALGRGGMVCTSQPLASAAALDMLRCGGNAVDAAVCAAAVLGVVEPFNTGIGGDCFMLIWHAKERRLYGLNGSGRAPAGLSLGVLQARGLSEMPVHGMLPVTVPGAVHAWCEALRRFGAQSIGAVLQPAIAYAREGFPVSEIIAHQWDLIARFGVLQHPDALRTFTIDGRAPRLGEIFRIPALALTMERVAAGGADTFYRGVIAEEIVAFSRAHGGVHRLEDFATHESSWVEPIGTDYRGYRLCEIPPNGQGLTALIGLNILENFDLASYPLGSSESVHLCIEAVKLALADRNRYIADPEHAEVPTAALLSKEYAHVRAGLIRLDRAHEGPAAGTVKVGTDTVYLTVADRTGNVVSLINSLYFPFGSGMVAGDTGIALQNRGYGFVLDPAHPDCVAPGKRPFHTIIPAMLFRDGKPIVSFGVMGGDVQAQAHVQVVSHLVDYGLNMQEGLDFPRFHCLDTNRVALEAEYAPDLRSQLAGLGHVVLGEEAVMIRGGFGGGQGIMIDPATGSFWGGSDRRKDGCAIGF